A stretch of Cheilinus undulatus linkage group 20, ASM1832078v1, whole genome shotgun sequence DNA encodes these proteins:
- the LOC121528891 gene encoding ras-related protein Rab-5C-like: protein MAGRGGGSTRPNGAAAANKICQFKLVLLGESAVGKSSLVLRFVKGQFHEFQEATIGAAFLTQTVCLDDTTVKFEIWDTAGQERYHSLAPMYYRGAQAAIVVYDITNTDTFTRAKNWVKELQRQASPNIVIALAGNKADIANKRAIELQEAQAYADDNSLLFMETSAKTAMNVNEIFMAIAKKLPKNDTQGGAGQGGRTRTGVDLQEAPPQGRSSCCSSGN from the exons ATGGCTGGTCGTGGCGGAGGATCAACAAGGCCTAATGGTGCCGCAGCAGCAAATAAAATCTGCCAGTTTAAACTGGTACTGCTGGGGGAGTCCGCAGTGGGCAAGTCCAGCTTGGTGCTGCGATTTGTCAAAGGCCAGTTTCATGAATTCCAGGAAGCCACCATTGGAG CTGCCTTCCTCACCCAGACTGTCTGTCTGGACGACACCACTGTGAAGTTTGAAATCTGGGATACAGCAGGACAGGAGCGCTACCACAGTCTGGCTCCAATGTACTACAGAGGCGCTCAGGCTGCCATTGTGGTCTACGACATCACCAACACT GATACTTTTACACGAGCTAAGAACTGGgtgaaggagctgcagagacaagCCAGTCCCAACATCGTGATCGCTCTGGCTGGAAACAAGGCCGACATCGCAAACAAGAGAGCCATAGAGCTTCAG GAGGCGCAGGCATACGCTGATGACAATAGTCTACTCTTCATGGAGACCTCAGCCAAAACAGCCATGAATGTCAACGAAATTTTCATGGCTATTG CCAAGAAGCTACCGAAGAACGATACTCAGGGTGGAGCCGGACAAGGCGGTCGGACCAGGACGGGAGTGGATCTACAGGAAGCGCCACCTCAGGGTCGCAGCTCGTGCTGCAGCTCGGGCAATTAG